One Candidatus Bathyarchaeota archaeon DNA window includes the following coding sequences:
- a CDS encoding cation:proton antiporter, translating into MVFALVGAIITIGFLANVLFNSTRLPDTIFLIFVGIILGPVFRVFPPDAMMALTPYLATLTLMIILFDGGLNMDLWRAASESLRAMVLGILYVVAVTLFMTFLDRPLLALARLKRRF; encoded by the coding sequence GTGGTTTTTGCCCTAGTTGGCGCAATTATTACTATCGGCTTCCTAGCGAATGTTCTGTTTAATAGTACTAGGCTGCCTGACACGATATTCCTAATCTTCGTAGGCATAATTCTCGGGCCAGTCTTCAGAGTTTTCCCTCCTGACGCCATGATGGCATTGACCCCTTACTTGGCCACATTAACCCTTATGATCATATTGTTCGATGGAGGGTTGAACATGGATTTATGGAGAGCCGCCTCTGAGAGCCTGAGGGCCATGGTCTTAGGAATTCTTTACGTAGTTGCTGTCACGTTATTCATGACTTTTTTGGACAGACCGCTTTTGGCCTTAGCCCGCTTGAAGCGGCGATTCTAG
- a CDS encoding site-specific DNA-methyltransferase — MLRCKSKNIQRISEGYMIVFDDFRNIELDVEADLVFADPPFGIDFRSNLGTYHRTPDALSYVEVPRKEYPKFIRDLVEWCYDALKPNGSMWLVSGWNNLRHVLDAVEDAGFIQLNHVIWKYQFGVFTRRRFVTSHCHLLLLVKDEEHYTFNKPEHYAEDVWTIKRPYHHGEETAGNELPNELVERCIRTSSNPGDLVIDPVLGSGTTLKVCMKLKRRCLGIEINPELEKRIMEKIKQDYP, encoded by the coding sequence ATGTTGAGGTGTAAGTCCAAGAATATTCAAAGAATAAGCGAGGGTTACATGATCGTTTTTGACGACTTTCGTAATATCGAGCTAGATGTTGAGGCGGACTTGGTCTTTGCTGATCCGCCTTTCGGGATTGATTTTAGGAGCAACCTTGGGACGTATCATAGAACCCCTGATGCCCTATCATACGTGGAGGTCCCTCGAAAAGAGTACCCAAAGTTTATCAGGGATTTGGTTGAGTGGTGCTATGACGCCCTGAAGCCTAATGGAAGTATGTGGCTTGTTTCCGGATGGAACAATCTTCGGCATGTCCTAGACGCTGTAGAAGACGCGGGTTTCATACAATTGAACCATGTAATTTGGAAGTATCAGTTTGGAGTGTTCACCAGAAGAAGATTCGTTACATCTCATTGTCATCTGTTACTGCTTGTGAAGGACGAGGAGCACTACACCTTCAATAAGCCCGAGCACTACGCGGAGGACGTTTGGACAATTAAGAGACCATACCATCACGGAGAAGAGACTGCTGGCAACGAACTGCCAAACGAATTGGTCGAGAGGTGCATAAGAACATCCTCAAACCCAGGCGACCTAGTTATAGATCCCGTGTTAGGCTCGGGAACGACGTTGAAGGTATGCATGAAACTGAAGAGGAGATGCTTAGGCATAGAGATAAATCCAGAGCTGGAAAAGAGAATAATGGAAAAGATAAAGCAAGATTATCCTTGA
- the trm14 gene encoding tRNA (guanine(6)-N2)-methyltransferase has translation METLALFATTARGIEDIACEEVAELARISAKPEVGRISFSGRLEDIYLLNLKARTINKVFIELCREEFEDLEGIYKLAREIDYAWIIDPHQTFAVRSERIGAHDFTSMDVSRVVGQAIKDSFEGTKGRVLRVNLEDPDVEFYSLVRDNQFLLGVNTTGPSLHRRGYRVYNHPAALKPTIAYSMLRIGDWTPSKTILDPMCGGATIPIEAALWARNSPPGKFRYDFAFCKLKICNRNDFEELKTKLLGSEIYSVFPIYAMDKNDRHLKGGIENAQNAGVSGTINFKLGDATNISDYPRLDVDLFAVNPPYGLRAYPKEGVRRLYEKFIGTIKANFEGATLVMISSASKILEETFEKLDVTVMNSRSVWHGDLQAKIVKCTV, from the coding sequence ATGGAGACACTTGCATTATTCGCCACAACCGCGAGGGGTATAGAGGATATTGCCTGCGAAGAGGTCGCGGAATTAGCGCGGATATCTGCAAAGCCAGAAGTGGGCAGGATATCATTTAGCGGTCGATTAGAGGACATTTACCTTCTCAATCTAAAGGCTAGGACAATAAATAAGGTCTTTATCGAATTATGCAGAGAAGAGTTTGAAGATTTGGAAGGGATCTATAAACTTGCAAGGGAGATAGATTACGCTTGGATAATTGATCCGCATCAAACGTTTGCAGTGAGGAGTGAAAGGATCGGCGCACACGACTTTACGAGTATGGATGTCTCACGTGTTGTTGGGCAGGCGATAAAAGATTCTTTTGAAGGGACGAAAGGAAGAGTGTTAAGGGTGAATCTTGAGGACCCTGATGTAGAGTTCTATTCTTTAGTCAGGGATAATCAGTTTCTTCTGGGCGTAAATACTACTGGCCCTTCTCTGCATAGACGAGGCTATAGAGTTTATAATCACCCAGCAGCCTTGAAGCCGACTATCGCCTACTCCATGCTTAGAATAGGCGACTGGACACCATCTAAAACTATCCTTGATCCAATGTGCGGTGGCGCAACCATCCCCATCGAAGCGGCACTATGGGCTAGGAATAGTCCTCCTGGAAAATTCAGATATGATTTCGCATTCTGCAAGCTAAAAATCTGTAACAGAAACGATTTCGAAGAACTAAAGACAAAACTTTTAGGAAGTGAGATCTACTCGGTCTTCCCCATCTACGCGATGGATAAGAATGATAGACATCTTAAGGGGGGAATCGAAAACGCACAGAATGCAGGAGTCAGCGGGACAATCAACTTCAAACTAGGTGATGCAACAAACATCTCAGATTATCCAAGACTTGATGTTGATCTGTTCGCTGTCAATCCCCCGTACGGTTTGAGGGCTTATCCGAAAGAGGGGGTTCGTAGACTCTACGAAAAATTTATCGGCACAATCAAGGCGAATTTTGAGGGTGCAACATTAGTAATGATATCCTCAGCTTCAAAAATTCTAGAGGAGACATTTGAAAAGCTGGATGTCACTGTTATGAATAGCCGTAGTGTCTGGCATGGAGATCTTCAAGCCAAAATAGTCAAATGTACGGTTTAG
- a CDS encoding cation:proton antiporter, whose product MTAGTCSVVIVPLMNKMKVSKEVNTMLSLESVITDILNIVLVITMLHLYVEGLVDIQQTAASMMARFAVGAFLGVLIGLVWLRLVPLIEGQEYTYMFTIALLLFCYTSTEFLGGSGALSALLFGLMLGNWADMLRIFRRPHSNYANSQKNIPRLVRKIKDFQGEMAFLVRAFFFVFLGLIYRPDLYGLLFALLIVAVNLAIRFLSVIGSTFGSAESEHKIFMTLMCGTGLANATLSILTYNTLTSLSLPTQTAYLFPLIVTNIIIVNNILTASAPYILRFLQLR is encoded by the coding sequence ATGACTGCGGGAACATGCTCAGTTGTCATAGTTCCTTTAATGAATAAGATGAAGGTAAGCAAGGAGGTGAATACGATGCTATCGCTTGAATCCGTAATAACGGATATCCTTAACATAGTACTGGTTATCACGATGCTTCATTTGTACGTTGAAGGTTTGGTTGATATTCAGCAGACAGCTGCTTCAATGATGGCCAGATTCGCTGTAGGCGCGTTTTTGGGAGTCTTAATAGGCCTTGTGTGGCTACGACTAGTTCCTCTAATAGAGGGGCAGGAGTACACGTATATGTTCACGATAGCACTATTACTCTTCTGCTACACCTCCACAGAGTTCTTAGGAGGCAGTGGCGCCCTTTCTGCTCTTTTATTCGGTCTAATGCTCGGTAACTGGGCGGACATGCTCAGAATTTTTCGTAGACCGCATTCCAATTATGCTAATAGTCAGAAAAATATTCCGAGACTTGTCAGAAAGATTAAAGACTTTCAGGGGGAGATGGCTTTTTTGGTAAGAGCATTTTTCTTTGTTTTTCTTGGGCTTATATATAGACCCGACCTATATGGTTTGCTCTTCGCATTACTCATAGTTGCGGTCAACTTGGCGATACGTTTTCTCTCCGTAATAGGCTCAACCTTTGGGAGTGCTGAGTCTGAACACAAGATCTTCATGACCTTGATGTGCGGTACAGGCCTAGCTAACGCTACTCTCAGCATTCTAACATATAATACGCTGACGTCTCTAAGCCTTCCTACTCAAACCGCCTATCTATTTCCCCTAATAGTTACAAACATCATCATAGTAAATAATATCCTCACGGCGTCAGCACCATATATTCTGAGATTCCTACAGTTGAGGTAG
- a CDS encoding polysaccharide deacetylase family protein, translating to MSGKGYIILEHDDADANVFSNAFLPFKHRFSIMVTAAYVKVGSENVSSNLLLSRSVRNRKGACSISELRMMLASGRVDLQNHSMSHTNLSYLTCEDSHLDCLEREVLGASEWIEREFGVKPVAFTPPFLQYLDWQEKYFNEWFRYWVGSLHADLDRWIRYLNDYPPPQKLRALYLSDEVIEAHGWAYVDEMMAYLMYNERLAVILMHGVDENASSSRGRDISRRNYYTLISKLNRVGLEDRLIRYSDLP from the coding sequence ATGAGTGGTAAAGGCTACATCATCCTGGAGCATGATGATGCCGATGCGAATGTATTCTCAAACGCATTCCTTCCATTCAAGCATAGATTCAGCATAATGGTCACGGCGGCATATGTTAAGGTCGGCTCAGAGAATGTTTCCTCGAATTTGTTGCTCTCCAGGAGTGTGAGGAATCGTAAGGGGGCATGTAGCATAAGTGAGCTGCGAATGATGCTTGCCAGCGGGAGGGTTGATTTACAGAACCATAGCATGTCGCATACTAATTTATCCTACTTAACCTGTGAGGATTCGCATTTAGATTGCTTAGAAAGGGAGGTTCTAGGAGCTAGTGAGTGGATAGAGAGAGAGTTTGGAGTTAAGCCGGTCGCCTTCACCCCGCCATTCCTTCAGTATCTTGATTGGCAGGAAAAATACTTTAATGAGTGGTTTAGGTATTGGGTGGGAAGTTTACATGCCGACTTGGATAGGTGGATCAGATACCTTAATGATTATCCGCCGCCCCAAAAGCTTAGGGCGCTTTACCTTTCAGATGAGGTTATAGAGGCTCATGGCTGGGCTTACGTGGATGAGATGATGGCATACTTGATGTATAATGAGAGACTCGCAGTCATATTGATGCATGGTGTCGATGAGAATGCCTCTTCTTCTAGGGGGAGGGATATCTCGCGAAGGAATTACTACACATTAATATCCAAGCTTAATAGGGTGGGGTTAGAGGATAGGCTGATAAGATACTCCGACCTACCCTAG
- a CDS encoding SagB/ThcOx family dehydrogenase, translated as MIRTRKGTMMMLALILGAATASLLLWHSFGPKADGSFPSTDAKEIALPSPRYVSNVSVEEALLRRRSIRDYKAEPLTLHEVSQLLWAAQGITDERGLRTAPSAGALYPLEVYLVVGNVEGLDKGVYKYKPEGHRIIKVLDGDKREELSAAALGQAPVKNGAIDIVIAAVYERTTVKYGDRGIRYVHMEAGHAAQNIYLQSTALSLGTVTVGAFYDDQVKSVLRLPENEQPLYILPVGKI; from the coding sequence ATGATAAGGACGAGAAAAGGAACAATGATGATGTTAGCCCTGATTCTTGGGGCGGCAACAGCGTCACTACTTCTTTGGCATTCTTTCGGTCCAAAGGCTGATGGATCTTTCCCGTCGACTGATGCGAAGGAGATTGCGCTTCCATCTCCTAGATATGTTAGTAATGTTTCGGTCGAAGAGGCGCTATTGAGGAGAAGGTCGATCAGGGATTATAAGGCTGAGCCCTTGACGCTGCATGAGGTTTCCCAGCTTTTGTGGGCTGCTCAGGGAATCACTGATGAAAGGGGGCTGAGGACAGCTCCTTCCGCAGGAGCTCTCTACCCGTTAGAAGTTTATCTTGTGGTTGGGAATGTAGAGGGACTAGATAAGGGCGTTTATAAGTATAAGCCGGAGGGGCATAGGATCATAAAGGTTCTTGATGGAGACAAGAGGGAGGAGCTATCCGCGGCGGCGCTTGGACAAGCACCAGTCAAGAATGGTGCAATAGACATCGTCATTGCAGCGGTTTATGAGAGAACGACTGTTAAGTATGGCGACAGGGGAATCAGATATGTGCACATGGAGGCTGGGCATGCAGCCCAAAACATCTACCTCCAGTCGACGGCATTGAGCTTGGGCACAGTCACCGTGGGGGCATTCTATGACGATCAGGTTAAATCTGTGCTTAGGCTGCCGGAAAATGAGCAGCCGCTATACATCCTACCAGTTGGTAAAATATAA